A portion of the Candidatus Glassbacteria bacterium genome contains these proteins:
- a CDS encoding GHMP kinase, whose protein sequence is GLRVTNESEIGRYGTVAGLWEPGDNRLLNITEIAEKPSADYARANLRVDNLGDDEYLTIFGLYILGPTVFDILKEHITDNLRRKGEFDLSLALDVMRAEEGFLGYVIDGDRFDIGVPQAYLESLQRYPAGD, encoded by the coding sequence TCGGCCTGCGGGTGACCAACGAGAGCGAGATCGGGCGGTACGGCACGGTGGCGGGCCTGTGGGAGCCGGGAGACAACCGTCTGCTGAATATCACCGAGATCGCCGAAAAGCCATCGGCGGATTACGCCCGCGCCAACCTTCGGGTGGACAACCTGGGCGATGACGAGTACCTGACGATTTTCGGTCTCTATATCCTCGGCCCCACGGTTTTCGATATCCTCAAGGAGCATATCACCGACAACCTGCGGCGCAAGGGCGAGTTCGACCTGAGCTTGGCGCTGGATGTGATGAGGGCCGAGGAGGGTTTCCTGGGCTACGTTATCGACGGGGACCGGTTCGACATCGGCGTGCCCCAGGCCTATCTCGAAAGCCTGCAGAGGTATCCGGCAGGAGATTGA